Sequence from the Argentina anserina chromosome 7, drPotAnse1.1, whole genome shotgun sequence genome:
ATATGGGAGAGGCGCAACTATTCCATTACTGGAGAGAAGTATGACTTGGCTCCTGGAGCAATATTATTATTCTTAGGTACAGTAGAAACCATTGAATATATATCAAGTTGAATTTCGTAGCTCAGTTTGATTAACgagtttaaatttttgttAATCATAGATCAAAGATTGATAGTTGTACATACAAAGAAAGAGAtaaaacaatatttttttttctatgtttATTTGTTCGTGTTTATCGGTCTTTTTATATGAGTTGAAAAAGTCaaatagaaataaagaaattgtgAAGGTATATACAATAATTTTAGAGGTGAGAATAGAACCCACGATAGTTAACTGTTAACCctagttttaaaaaaaaaaaaaaatagggtaGAAGACCAACCCCTAATTGAGGCTACCCCTGCTCTCATTATTATTAATCATACTGTTATGCAAAACCAGAGGGGGCATAGCACCTAAACTCCGATTAGCACTAAAAACATTACAAGAATCTTTAACTAGTAGATCTTGAATAATATTCAGAACTTCCccaatatgaaaagaaaaactcaTGTGGCATCTTCATAGAAGTGGGTATGTGGTGAGTATACCAAAAGGGAGCCACAAATTTGCTCCCTAGTAATCAAGACAACTTTCGTTGTATATGTATGGGATTGAACCAGCACTTACCTCATAATCACTCATCAGTAACTCATGCCTTTCATTACATGTCACAATTCAGTATAtaatcaaaaatttcaaacaCAAAAGGACTCCAATAGCCGAGCGTGcagttcacaaaacaacacaagCGCGTGAGATCCCCCTtcaaaaaatttgtttttctcCCTTTGCGCTGTTGAAAAAGGTGAAGAAGGTCATTTCAGGCTAACCCAGACCATCACCACCCTTCTcaaacccctctctctctctcaaaactctctctctctctaaaataACAACTCCATCGCTCCGATCGAATACTATGCAATTCCAtccaaaaccctaatctcTCACCGAAACCCATCTTCCTGTACCTTGTCTCATTCCAATCCCGGCTGTTCATCAATACCAAAACCCCTAAAGATCTTGAACATTTTTTTACTACAAAGATACGAGGATTCTTTGTTTTCTAGCGATTATTTTTGAAACATACGTGAGATTCTAGCTTGGTTTCTGCAGAGGatagtttctttttgtttgtatCTGTTAGTGTTTTGGATCGGTAGAATGAATGAGGATCTAGGAGCCAGTTGATTAGAGTGTTTTCAATGATTTGGGTTGATTAGGAGTTGAGGGAATTTGATTGGGGATGTTGTAATTGCTTGAGTTGAAGCTTTTGGGTTTTCTGGGTTTGGGAGATAGTGTAGGAATTAGTGTTAAAGATTGAAGCTTTATTTTGTGGAAGTTGGAAATCGAATTGGGTTGATTGAGGGGCTTGTGGTTTGAGCTTGGAGCAGTGAGTTTCAGTGCACAAGGTTGATTAGGTTGTAGTTTGTAGTTTGGGGTGTACTGCTTGGAGAAGTAGCAGGATGAGCTTAGAGAACGAGGACCAAGAGTTGCCGGATCAGCCTGTCGAAGCGAACCATGAAGTTCATAAGTAATGCATTTTTCGTTTGCATTTTCGGTTTGTGTGATTGCTAGGGTAATAGTTATGTGTATATCATTTACATTGTGGATGGTGACATAATAAACGTATTTCATATGATGTAGGAAGTTGAAAATATCGTATACGAGGGAGTTTCTGCTGTCGTTGAGTGGGTTGGAATCCTGCAAGAAGTTACCAGATGGGCTCGACCAGTCGTTCCTGAGGTGAATATTCTTTTTCAAGTAGTTCACCTGTATTTGTAGTCTGCATTTCATAAATTGGGGAATATTTATACTTAttttgctgatttcttttatcTTGCTCTGATTTAGTGATTGATATTGCTTTTAATCATGTGTTAACTGTTGCTCATagtgtttgttttttgtttccgTTTATTCCCTTTCTCATATCAGTGAATTCGAGGATGCTTTCAAAGATAGGCAAGGGACATCTATTGTTTTTTCAGCAAATAGTTTCAGGCGAAATGATTATGGCTCATCTCCTCCTACTAAGGGTGATGCTGCTGGTTATTCGCGGCCACTTCATGGAAGGTGGGAAAGTCGTTCTTCGGGACGCAGTGATAAGGATAGTGACACGCAATCTGACAAAGACTCTGGTGGGTTAATCATCGTTATTTGATACTTCCACATTAAATATCTACGTATATGGTGTTATTTGATACTTCCACATTAAATTTCTACGTATATGTCTTCTATATTTTCCTTCAAACATATATGGATATATGTGTTTCAGAGAATAGTTTCACCAGTGGTCGACTGGTGTCTCTATAGGAACTTCTGAAGTACCAACTAGGTGATTTATTTATGTTTGTAAGAGTAGAAGAATACTTATCCAGTCAAGCTAACATTATAAATTCCTTTATGAGTAAGTAACTATTTAACTGAGACCGCAAGGGAAGTGATTAAGTATCACATTATGTCTTTATTGTTGATCTCTTGGAGTAGAGTCTTGAGACAGATTTCGGGGGCAAGCTGATAATTATGGTGAGGAAATCAAAGCATTAGTTGTCAGGCATATTGATTAGACATATTGATAAGTAAAGTCAGGAAATCAGAGGATTAGTCCTTTGGCGTCCATTAACTGTTAAAgctcttcttcattttcatttcctGTCTTGAATCAATCAAGAAGTAAATTTCTTGACTGAAAAATGCTTTGACCTCATTCAGAGTCGGGCTCATTTCTGTGGCAATTCATattctgttttcttttctcgttgaGATCCTGCTCAGCTGCTTTTCCCACAAAAGTagatatttgaattttttatttacccATCTGTTGAATGACAGATCCTGGAAGGCACTATGGCAACCCGCCTCGGCGGCCCTGGCAGGTCCATGAGCATGACGGGCTTCTCGGAAGTGGTTCCTTTCCAAGGCCAGCAGGGTTAGCCGGAGGGATAGCAGGAAACAAAGTTCGACCAAGTGACACCTATCAGCTAAATAGGACCAGTGAACCATATCAGCCTCCCCGCCCTTATAAAGTAAGCTTTTGACTTATTGCTGGGCCTACTGTCTATTTCAAAAAATTCCCAAAAGCATGATGCCAGCAATATTGAACTTAATATCCACCAGTTTAACGTGCTACAGAATAATTTCCTGTGTCTCTGAAAATAGTATTGTGCAGAGATAAGGGTCTCAACTATTTCTTTTACCCTTTTCTATAATTTGCAGGCAGCACCTCTCACACGAAAAGAGATTACCGACTCACTTAATGATGAAACGTTTGGTTCCTCTGAGCATACAAGTGAGGATAGAGCAGAAGAGGAAAGGAAGAGAAGAGGTACTTATTCTTATCTTTGGGGTGGTTTTGGTAGAAGTGATTGCAGCATTTTCTGCTACTTTGATCTTATGTATCTCTCTAGcttttcagtattttttttGCTGGCAGTTGTATGCAAGTTTGAAATTTGATGGCTTTTCTCCCAGATTTGTTTGAACAAATGAGGAAAGAGCAACATAAAGCATTCCAAGAAAAGCAGAAGCTGAAGCCAGAGGCAAATACAAGTGGCTTTGATTTTTCTACTCTGTTGGATGATGATTCTAAAGAGAAGAGACTTCTGCCAAGAAGCAATGAAACAACTGAGCCTCGAGTACCACCAACGTCAATGAATGATGGGGAAAAGTCTACGTTACCTTTGCAAGCTCCGTCTTCGAGACCTCTTGTGCCCCCTGGTTTCACTAGCACAATTTTGGAAAGAAATCTGGGAACAAAATCCTTGAACCATCCCCATCAAGTGGAGGTAACCAATTTGTACTTTCTTTTAACTCATGATGACAGTGTTTCCAAGATTATTGTCTTTTCCATTCTTAATGTGTTGCATATGTTATGCTTTGCATTGAATTGAATGATTACAATTTTGCTAATAATTGTCAAAAGATAATAATCTGAAGAAACTTATAAGCACGTGTATCTAGTACTGAGTTAATAGTGGAAATTGTATCTGTCTTTCAATTTTGTAAATATTGCTGGTAATTGCACCAAGCAATATATAGTTCTGCTAGAATGCGATCTAGCAAACCAAGCTCATATCATGGTTTCCTAATTCGTACCCTATTTGTGTTTGATCATTAATACAATCTGTTGATGCTTCTTTCTGAATTCTGATAGGTTGGAAATTCTGGACTTGAGGATAACATTCTACATGGCAAAGGTAACCGTATTGTAAATGGTACTTCTGATAATCGAGTGGAAAAAAAACCGGTTGAGCAAATGGTTTTAGGCATGCAGCATCTTGCAAGCAGAAGTACTCATGCTTCATTTGATAGTATGACCGGAAAGAGTCCAAATTTCGTACCACCTCAAGGTGCTTATAATAAGATAATTGGCTCGGACAATCAAATGTATAATAAAGCGAATACACCACAAGGACTAGAAGCTTCCAGAAATAGTGAAGTGATTGAGATCGATGCTGAAAAAGTGACTGGTTCTACTTCAATACTAGAAAAACTTTTTAGCAGTGCAGTACCATTAAATGGTGTTGGCTCCTCTAATATCACTGAGGTACTCAAATGTGtccctctcttcttttttcctcTTATAGAGTTTATAAATAATTGCATTACTTAGGATGAATGTCAACTGCCCAGACTCTCAATCTGCTGTTTAACatgtaaaattaaaatagGAATTCTTGCATCATATAATTTGTAGTCATAATACTAAGATCTGCATTTGATAGAGCTCATTGGCATTAGGTTTTATCAGAATCTAGTTTTCATAGTCAAATTCCATCTTATGTTTAGGTCCCAGGAACTTTACTCATTTGATTTTGAAACAAATTAGCTTGAAACAGTGATCTCATTTGCATCCTTTGTGCTTCTGCAGCCTCATAATAGCAAAGTAGTCGAGGCAGTGGGCCCCCACATTGCCAACTCTTCAAAGTTTGCTCAATGGTTTCATGAAGAAGGTCTGTTGCCATTATGCTTTGGAGTTTAAAGCTCTTTTAGTGTGCTTCCATTTGTTGTCAATTACACCTGAAATGGAAATGATCTGTATTTTAATTTAGGCAGTTCTGTTATACTGCAGACAAGAAACCTGCTGATGAAATCTTATCTGGAAGGCCAAATGACTTGCTTTCCTTGATCGTTGGTAGTGAAAAGGCTGGACCTCATATTTCTGATGGGAAGTTACATGATCACAGTTTTCTTAATTTTCCTGCGCAAAACTCTGAACCTGCAGAGAGGCCGCTGACATCAAAGATAGTACCTCCTCCAGTTGCTGACACTCAGCGTTTGCACAAAAGTACTAAACCGGAGGCAGCATCAGCATTCCTTACATGTGAAGACCTTGAGCAGTCCATTTTGTCTGAAATTGGTGAAAGTGGTCCAACCTTGCATCCCCCTGTTCAAAAGTCAGTTGTACCTGATAGAAAGGCTGTGCAGCCAAAAGCCAAAGTAGATGATCATGCAT
This genomic interval carries:
- the LOC126803928 gene encoding uncharacterized protein LOC126803928 isoform X4; translated protein: MSLENEDQELPDQPVEANHEVHKKLKISYTREFLLSLSGLESCKKLPDGLDQSFLSEFEDAFKDRQGTSIVFSANSFRRNDYGSSPPTKGDAAGYSRPLHGRWESRSSGRSDKDSDTQSDKDSDPGRHYGNPPRRPWQVHEHDGLLGSGSFPRPAGLAGGIAGNKVRPSDTYQLNRTSEPYQPPRPYKAAPLTRKEITDSLNDETFGSSEHTSEDRAEEERKRRDLFEQMRKEQHKAFQEKQKLKPEANTSGFDFSTLLDDDSKEKRLLPRSNETTEPRVPPTSMNDGEKSTLPLQAPSSRPLVPPGFTSTILERNLGTKSLNHPHQVEVGNSGLEDNILHGKGNRIVNGTSDNRVEKKPVEQMVLGMQHLASRSTHASFDSMTGKSPNFVPPQGAYNKIIGSDNQMYNKANTPQGLEASRNSEVIEIDAEKPHNSKVVEAVGPHIANSSKFAQWFHEDKKPADEILSGRPNDLLSLIVGSEKAGPHISDGKLHDHSFLNFPAQNSEPAERPLTSKIVPPPVADTQRLHKSTKPEAASAFLTCEDLEQSILSEIGESGPTLHPPVQKSVVPDRKAVQPKAKVDDHASLHLLSLLQKGTGLKDVEPSSNQETASSEQIHNFDGTTIGTARHTSKEKNADNVSDPGKSLTLETLFGTAFMKELQSVGAPVSSKRGLVGSARVEAPESHGLPFPVTENSYVPSAFDIGPNTSTHDNSDMAANRRKQTRSDKIDEQFVRFDNPQIDLDSLQVRTDSVSKISIDGPADIRLPEEDSLLVVSEPLNVHNFMSTGNLVKSKELSSRNSEVDIVEKLAALNSAFKDERSIMGNQEGPPFLRGPYDMRQPDIPYQNLNVQPSSQNIHHHQMNHRGTLFHPSDSHPGNANSQMNFMTPEGMIRNDPPQSHQFPGNMLRPPFHHANAGQSGFDAHHHPMLQQMHTAGSFPLPHLLQGLSSGPAMPPHPNRVPPLPAHPNSQVSSFMEELNPMAGYPFGPRPVNLGGHGMPAPAPDVAGGSNHPAALQRLHEMELRSNPKQIHPFASGGGHNSQGMYGHELGMGFGYR
- the LOC126803928 gene encoding uncharacterized protein LOC126803928 isoform X3, which produces MSLENEDQELPDQPVEANHEVHKKLKISYTREFLLSLSGLESCKKLPDGLDQSFLSEFEDAFKDRQGTSIVFSANSFRRNDYGSSPPTKGDAAGYSRPLHGRWESRSSGRSDKDSDTQSDKDSDPGRHYGNPPRRPWQVHEHDGLLGSGSFPRPAGLAGGIAGNKVRPSDTYQLNRTSEPYQPPRPYKAAPLTRKEITDSLNDETFGSSEHTSEDRAEEERKRRDLFEQMRKEQHKAFQEKQKLKPEANTSGFDFSTLLDDDSKEKRLLPRSNETTEPRVPPTSMNDGEKSTLPLQAPSSRPLVPPGFTSTILERNLGTKSLNHPHQVEVGNSGLEDNILHGKGNRIVNGTSDNRVEKKPVEQMVLGMQHLASRSTHASFDSMTGKSPNFVPPQGAYNKIIGSDNQMYNKANTPQGLEASRNSEVIEIDAEKPHNSKVVEAVGPHIANSSKFAQWFHEEDKKPADEILSGRPNDLLSLIVGSEKAGPHISDGKLHDHSFLNFPAQNSEPAERPLTSKIVPPPVADTQRLHKSTKPEAASAFLTCEDLEQSILSEIGESGPTLHPPVQKSVVPDRKAVQPKAKVDDHASLHLLSLLQKGTGLKDVEPSSNQETASSEQIHNFDGTTIGTARHTSKEKNADNVSDPGKSLTLETLFGTAFMKELQSVGAPVSSKRGLVGSARVEAPESHGLPFPVTENSYVPSAFDIGPNTSTHDNSDMAANRRKQTRSDKIDEQFVRFDNPQIDLDSLQVRTDSVSKISIDGPADIRLPEEDSLLVVSEPLNVHNFMSTGNLVKSKELSSRNSEVDIVEKLAALNSAFKDERSIMGNQEGPPFLRGPYDMRQPDIPYQNLNVQPSSQNIHHHQMNHRGTLFHPSDSHPGNANSQMNFMTPEGMIRNDPPQSHQFPGNMLRPPFHHANAGQSGFDAHHHPMLQQMHTAGSFPLPHLLQGLSSGPAMPPHPNRVPPLPAHPNSQVSSFMEELNPMAGYPFGPRPVNLGGHGMPAPAPDVAGGSNHPAALQRLHEMELRSNPKQIHPFASGGGHNSQGMYGHELGMGFGYR
- the LOC126803928 gene encoding uncharacterized protein LOC126803928 isoform X2 yields the protein MSLENEDQELPDQPVEANHEVHKKLKISYTREFLLSLSGLESCKKLPDGLDQSFLSEFEDAFKDRQGTSIVFSANSFRRNDYGSSPPTKGDAAGYSRPLHGRWESRSSGRSDKDSDTQSDKDSDPGRHYGNPPRRPWQVHEHDGLLGSGSFPRPAGLAGGIAGNKVRPSDTYQLNRTSEPYQPPRPYKAAPLTRKEITDSLNDETFGSSEHTSEDRAEEERKRRDLFEQMRKEQHKAFQEKQKLKPEANTSGFDFSTLLDDDSKEKRLLPRSNETTEPRVPPTSMNDGEKSTLPLQAPSSRPLVPPGFTSTILERNLGTKSLNHPHQVEVGNSGLEDNILHGKGNRIVNGTSDNRVEKKPVEQMVLGMQHLASRSTHASFDSMTGKSPNFVPPQGAYNKIIGSDNQMYNKANTPQGLEASRNSEVIEIDAEKVTGSTSILEKLFSSAVPLNGVGSSNITEPHNSKVVEAVGPHIANSSKFAQWFHEDKKPADEILSGRPNDLLSLIVGSEKAGPHISDGKLHDHSFLNFPAQNSEPAERPLTSKIVPPPVADTQRLHKSTKPEAASAFLTCEDLEQSILSEIGESGPTLHPPVQKSVVPDRKAVQPKAKVDDHASLHLLSLLQKGTGLKDVEPSSNQETASSEQIHNFDGTTIGTARHTSKEKNADNVSDPGKSLTLETLFGTAFMKELQSVGAPVSSKRGLVGSARVEAPESHGLPFPVTENSYVPSAFDIGPNTSTHDNSDMAANRRKQTRSDKIDEQFVRFDNPQIDLDSLQVRTDSVSKISIDGPADIRLPEEDSLLVVSEPLNVHNFMSTGNLVKSKELSSRNSEVDIVEKLAALNSAFKDERSIMGNQEGPPFLRGPYDMRQPDIPYQNLNVQPSSQNIHHHQMNHRGTLFHPSDSHPGNANSQMNFMTPEGMIRNDPPQSHQFPGNMLRPPFHHANAGQSGFDAHHHPMLQQMHTAGSFPLPHLLQGLSSGPAMPPHPNRVPPLPAHPNSQVSSFMEELNPMAGYPFGPRPVNLGGHGMPAPAPDVAGGSNHPAALQRLHEMELRSNPKQIHPFASGGGHNSQGMYGHELGMGFGYR
- the LOC126803928 gene encoding uncharacterized protein LOC126803928 isoform X1; protein product: MSLENEDQELPDQPVEANHEVHKKLKISYTREFLLSLSGLESCKKLPDGLDQSFLSEFEDAFKDRQGTSIVFSANSFRRNDYGSSPPTKGDAAGYSRPLHGRWESRSSGRSDKDSDTQSDKDSDPGRHYGNPPRRPWQVHEHDGLLGSGSFPRPAGLAGGIAGNKVRPSDTYQLNRTSEPYQPPRPYKAAPLTRKEITDSLNDETFGSSEHTSEDRAEEERKRRDLFEQMRKEQHKAFQEKQKLKPEANTSGFDFSTLLDDDSKEKRLLPRSNETTEPRVPPTSMNDGEKSTLPLQAPSSRPLVPPGFTSTILERNLGTKSLNHPHQVEVGNSGLEDNILHGKGNRIVNGTSDNRVEKKPVEQMVLGMQHLASRSTHASFDSMTGKSPNFVPPQGAYNKIIGSDNQMYNKANTPQGLEASRNSEVIEIDAEKVTGSTSILEKLFSSAVPLNGVGSSNITEPHNSKVVEAVGPHIANSSKFAQWFHEEDKKPADEILSGRPNDLLSLIVGSEKAGPHISDGKLHDHSFLNFPAQNSEPAERPLTSKIVPPPVADTQRLHKSTKPEAASAFLTCEDLEQSILSEIGESGPTLHPPVQKSVVPDRKAVQPKAKVDDHASLHLLSLLQKGTGLKDVEPSSNQETASSEQIHNFDGTTIGTARHTSKEKNADNVSDPGKSLTLETLFGTAFMKELQSVGAPVSSKRGLVGSARVEAPESHGLPFPVTENSYVPSAFDIGPNTSTHDNSDMAANRRKQTRSDKIDEQFVRFDNPQIDLDSLQVRTDSVSKISIDGPADIRLPEEDSLLVVSEPLNVHNFMSTGNLVKSKELSSRNSEVDIVEKLAALNSAFKDERSIMGNQEGPPFLRGPYDMRQPDIPYQNLNVQPSSQNIHHHQMNHRGTLFHPSDSHPGNANSQMNFMTPEGMIRNDPPQSHQFPGNMLRPPFHHANAGQSGFDAHHHPMLQQMHTAGSFPLPHLLQGLSSGPAMPPHPNRVPPLPAHPNSQVSSFMEELNPMAGYPFGPRPVNLGGHGMPAPAPDVAGGSNHPAALQRLHEMELRSNPKQIHPFASGGGHNSQGMYGHELGMGFGYR